Proteins encoded within one genomic window of Haematobia irritans isolate KBUSLIRL chromosome 5, ASM5000362v1, whole genome shotgun sequence:
- the LOC142240051 gene encoding uncharacterized protein LOC142240051, whose translation MAAAAEMQSQINGRVISVMHWPCKGHTIPDDILQAEATSLPRNTKIEKVVLALERNGISSAVTNWIEAMLRHRNIVAELADYNRQATTTRGLPQGGVISPVLWLIILDEILSALSNRGIKVVAYADDIVIMVSGKFLDTISDVMSESLKSLAEWASGGGLGVNPRKTDLVLFTRKKRLVGYKDPEFQGTRLTLSKSTRYLGIVLDSRLNWLENVADRMKKTYAALYACQKLVGERWGMKPALFNWLYTAVIRPVAVYGCHVWWPITNHHNHIQRLGRINRTALIYMTGAMRTTATAALEVLMGIIPLDLHIRKTAEVILTRLKGLDSLVSTSCRHTELIPYAGRHIRTDHMAPWHMFESDLDSIIPSVEDWDVNRIHFGSLNIYTDGSKMTEGVGSGIYCKELGLKESFKLDEQCSIFQAEIFATAKAAELISMRPLFRCDISIFIDSQAAIKALGNTNIRIKGKYEGLWKRRWASSVGCEQTKLMWDDNNTRNSEVLMSLQREDVRSMIGIITGHNTLGKHMVRIGLARDDIYFDRLARMQPEEYPRLHQVFGVEELGASKDTLSYNGLIPARR comes from the exons ATGGCAGCTGCAGCGGAAATGCAGAGTCAAATTAATGGTAGAGTAATCAGTGTTATGCATTGGCCCTGCAAAGGACATACA ATTccagatgatattttgcaagctg aagccacatctttgccTCGGAACACAAAAATCGAGAAAGTAGTACTTGCTCTGGAGAGAAATGGTATTAGCAGTGCCGTAACGAACTGGATTGAGGCAATGCTACGCCATAGGAACATCGTAGCTGAATTGGCAGACTACAACCGACAAGCAACTACTACAAGAGGGCTTCCTCAGGGAGGAGTGATATCACCTGTGCTCTGGTTGATTATATTGGATGAGATTCTTAGCGCCCTGAGTAATAGGGGCATAAAAGTGGTGGCGTACGCGGATGACATCGTCATAATGGTCTCAGGTAAATTCTTGGATACGATCTCGGACGTAATGAGCGAGTCGCTGAAGTCTCTAGCGGAATGGGCTAGTGGTGGTGGACTGGGAGTAAATCCAAGAAAAACGGATTTGGTGCTCTTTACAAGGAAAAAGAGACTGGTCGGTTACAAAGATCCGGAATTTCAGGGCACGAGATTGACACTCTCGAAATCGACACGTTATCTGGGGATTGTACTGGACTCGAGGCTAAATTGGCTAGAGAACGTAGCGGATCGTATGAAGAAGACTTATGCGGCGTTATACGCGTGTCAGAAGCTCGTTGGGGAGCGATGGGGGATGAAACCGGCCCTTTTCAACTGGCTATACACAGCTGTAATAAGGCCAGTAGCGGTATATGGATGTCATGTCTGGTGGCCCATCACTAACCATCACAATCATATACAGAGATTGGGCAGGATAAATAGAACGGCTCTTATCTATATGACCGGGGCGATGAGGACAACGGCCACAGCCGCACTGGAGGTATTGATGGGGATAATTCCATTGGACCTGCATATAAGGAAGACCGCGGAGGTCATACTGACCAGACTGAAGGGCCTGGACTCTTTGGTGAGCACGAGCTGCAGACACACGGAACTGATACCGTACGCCGGACGCCATATAAGAACGGACCATATGGCGCCATGGCATATGTTTGAGAGTGACCTGGACTCAATTATCCCGAGCGTTGAGGACTGGGACGTAAACAGGATACACTTTGGGAGTCTCAACATTTATACTGACGGCTCTAAAATGACAGAAGGTGTAGGCAGCGGAATATACTGCAAGGAGTTGGGACTTAAGGAGTCCTTCAAGTTGGACGAACAATGTAGCATTTTCCAGGCCGAGATATTTGCTACTGCAAAAGCTGCAGAACTTATATCGATGAGGCCGCTATTTAGATGCGATATCAGCATTTTCATCGATAGTCAGGCAGCTATTAAGGCCCTGGGCAATACGAACATAAG gaTCAAGGGCAAATATGAAGGTTTATGGAAGAGACGTTGGGCTTCTTCTGTTGGATGTGAACAAACCAAATTGATGTGGGATGACAATAATACTAGGAACTCTGAGGTCCTGATGTCATTACAGAGGGAGGATGTAAGGTCTATGATAGGCATCATAACGGGACACAACACCTTGGGGAAACATATGGTAAGGATAGGCCTAGCAAGGGATGATATTT actTTGACCGACTTGCGAGAATGCAGCCTGAGGAATATCCTCGTCTTCATCAAGTCTTCGGGGTGGAGGAGCTAGGCGCTTCCAAGGATACACTATCATACAATGGACTCATTCCGGCCAGAAGATGA